A single genomic interval of Halorubrum aethiopicum harbors:
- a CDS encoding vWA domain-containing protein: MTDNDSIDTIGLSRRKMLAGLGAVGIASAGAGLGTTAYFSDEEGFEGNTLTAGNLDLLVDWQQTYDFGEGHQFVSAHPDHDGDGEQSVEIDGEVLRYSDFPDEEDEDSNGANIPDLDCAAIPPLSEADFGTDPVTGEEMDTLVQLTDVKPGDSGEITFSLHLCDNPGYIWMQASNVADEGGVGTEPELLVDPDNLGDLGDAIQATLWYDEDCDNVYDGAEPVDIMLTLDFSGSMLYDQYGGVVSSDPIQINGTTYGETTKIDLVELGTRQFVDYLQSQGSDVQVGVAYFDGEGSNDTEPRTGVLQPLTTDLSVVDGALSGLRQKLANLVTGGPGSTPFDGDGNPNPFSNASGIATGTYIGEGVDDAQDELAANGRPNAEKRNIVLSDGESFNGTGSTQFSSPTAAADDARAASPAPATDVYTINVDGSASTLQAMAGPAGGSGGDSAYFNDVDDPLNIPTVFGNLAAQTGQEKIIMEDSLGNVLDALADGNGIPLDGNRATPYDELADPADDSNRDAFRGDGVMHCVALSWELPFEVGNEVQGDTLGFDLGFYTEQERHNDGSGPTPA; the protein is encoded by the coding sequence ATGACAGACAACGATTCAATCGACACGATCGGACTCTCGCGGCGCAAGATGCTGGCGGGCCTCGGTGCGGTGGGCATCGCCTCCGCGGGTGCGGGACTGGGTACCACGGCGTACTTCAGCGACGAGGAGGGGTTCGAGGGCAACACGCTCACCGCCGGGAACCTCGACCTGCTCGTCGACTGGCAACAGACCTACGACTTCGGCGAGGGCCACCAGTTCGTCAGCGCCCACCCCGACCACGACGGCGACGGCGAACAGTCCGTCGAGATCGACGGGGAAGTCCTCAGATACAGCGACTTCCCGGACGAGGAGGACGAGGACAGCAACGGCGCGAACATCCCGGACCTCGACTGTGCGGCCATCCCGCCGCTCTCGGAGGCGGACTTCGGTACCGACCCCGTCACCGGCGAGGAGATGGACACGCTGGTGCAGCTCACCGACGTGAAGCCCGGCGACTCCGGCGAGATCACCTTCTCGCTCCACCTGTGTGACAACCCCGGCTACATCTGGATGCAGGCGTCCAACGTCGCCGACGAGGGCGGGGTCGGAACCGAACCCGAACTACTGGTGGATCCCGACAACCTCGGCGACCTCGGCGACGCCATCCAGGCGACGCTCTGGTACGACGAGGACTGCGACAACGTGTACGACGGCGCGGAGCCTGTCGACATCATGCTGACGCTGGACTTCTCCGGCTCCATGCTGTACGACCAGTACGGCGGCGTGGTCAGTAGCGACCCGATCCAGATCAACGGGACGACCTACGGGGAGACGACGAAGATCGATCTCGTCGAACTCGGAACCCGACAGTTCGTCGACTACCTCCAGTCGCAGGGGTCGGACGTTCAGGTCGGCGTGGCCTACTTCGACGGCGAAGGAAGCAACGACACCGAGCCGCGGACCGGCGTCCTCCAGCCGCTGACCACCGACCTTTCGGTCGTCGACGGCGCGCTCTCGGGGCTCCGGCAGAAGCTCGCGAACCTCGTGACCGGTGGCCCCGGCTCGACGCCGTTCGACGGTGACGGGAACCCGAACCCGTTCTCGAACGCGAGCGGCATCGCGACGGGTACCTACATCGGCGAAGGCGTCGACGACGCTCAGGACGAACTCGCCGCGAACGGTCGCCCGAACGCCGAGAAGCGTAACATCGTTCTCTCGGACGGCGAGTCGTTCAACGGCACGGGAAGCACGCAGTTCTCCTCGCCGACCGCGGCCGCGGACGACGCGCGGGCGGCCTCACCGGCCCCCGCCACGGACGTCTACACGATCAACGTCGACGGCAGCGCCAGCACGCTCCAGGCGATGGCCGGGCCGGCCGGCGGATCGGGCGGCGACTCGGCGTACTTCAACGACGTCGACGACCCGCTGAACATCCCCACGGTGTTCGGCAACCTCGCGGCCCAGACCGGCCAGGAGAAGATCATCATGGAGGACTCGCTCGGGAACGTCTTGGACGCGCTCGCCGACGGGAACGGCATCCCGCTCGACGGCAACCGCGCGACGCCGTACGACGAGCTCGCCGACCCGGCCGACGATTCGAACCGAGACGCGTTCCGCGGCGACGGCGTGATGCACTGTGTCGCGCTTTCGTGGGAGCTGCCGTTCGAGGTCGGAAACGAGGTCCAAGGCGACACGCTCGGCTTCGATCTCGGGTTCTACACCGAACAGGAGCGACACAACGACGGCTCCGGGCCGACGCCGGCCTGA
- a CDS encoding DUF7467 domain-containing protein, protein MTADGSGRGGSGLADLSRRRLLAGLGGLGAIGAASGAGTFAYFSDEETLPRNEIGAGEVELDVSCSDSNGGNCTVSNGTVSYTPENPIDRGDSGYVTFDVSVRTNPARLWFATTCPPTRDPLGNALEVSLYIEGDEEFSGSLSELRREFAGGLRIDDLDGGACLDPEGDALEIELAWELPEDAPAAAAGQTTAFEFQLYTEQCRHVSEDDAAGSNPYAVFGPCDEPEPKCVDCDDGGKADGIDGNVDISDSNDISTWLTIDEGPLAGDAYLFVTDVEYKDGNEAVGVGFELVDENGDPAGRLCEVRIKGGNDTKPYPIEPPSNDTGEILYSPENNGGNPAGISNIQIDVCVDDDGGDDHDDPGDCECGGNVRYRDLTFRYDGGSDATIRATTQRTGGGNEVVFEDATIASGGTFTADGSDVPQTWGNVGTSLGQNTTISIVDGGDDGASESVEIHTSCSEVLAIGDTFGSDGSGGTLYELVGGTFTDENPLCDSEDL, encoded by the coding sequence ATGACCGCCGACGGGAGCGGACGAGGGGGCTCCGGCCTCGCCGACCTCAGCCGTCGCCGGCTCCTCGCGGGGCTCGGCGGATTAGGCGCGATCGGTGCCGCGAGCGGCGCGGGAACGTTCGCGTACTTCTCCGACGAGGAGACGCTGCCGCGCAACGAGATCGGTGCCGGCGAGGTTGAACTCGACGTGTCGTGTTCGGATTCGAACGGAGGCAACTGTACCGTCTCGAACGGTACCGTGAGCTACACGCCCGAGAATCCGATCGACCGCGGCGACTCCGGGTACGTGACGTTCGACGTCTCGGTCCGGACGAACCCGGCGAGGCTCTGGTTCGCGACGACCTGCCCGCCGACGCGGGACCCGCTCGGCAACGCGCTGGAGGTTTCGCTCTACATAGAAGGCGACGAGGAGTTCTCCGGGTCGCTCTCGGAACTCCGCCGCGAGTTCGCCGGCGGACTTCGGATCGACGACCTCGACGGCGGTGCGTGTCTCGATCCGGAGGGAGACGCGCTCGAGATCGAACTCGCCTGGGAGCTTCCCGAGGACGCTCCGGCCGCCGCGGCCGGGCAGACGACCGCGTTCGAGTTCCAGCTCTACACCGAGCAGTGCCGGCACGTCTCCGAGGACGACGCCGCGGGATCGAACCCCTACGCGGTGTTCGGACCGTGTGACGAACCCGAACCGAAGTGTGTGGACTGCGACGACGGCGGAAAGGCGGACGGGATCGACGGAAACGTCGACATCAGCGACTCGAACGATATCTCGACGTGGTTGACCATCGACGAGGGTCCGCTCGCCGGCGACGCGTACCTCTTCGTCACCGACGTCGAGTACAAGGACGGCAACGAGGCCGTCGGCGTCGGCTTCGAACTCGTGGACGAGAACGGCGACCCGGCCGGACGGCTCTGTGAGGTCCGGATCAAGGGCGGAAACGACACGAAGCCGTACCCGATCGAGCCGCCGAGCAACGACACGGGCGAGATACTGTACTCGCCCGAGAACAACGGCGGGAACCCCGCCGGAATCAGCAACATCCAGATCGACGTCTGTGTGGACGACGACGGCGGAGACGACCACGACGATCCGGGCGACTGCGAGTGCGGCGGAAACGTCCGCTACCGCGACCTGACGTTCCGATACGACGGCGGATCCGACGCCACGATCCGGGCCACCACGCAGCGGACGGGCGGCGGAAACGAGGTCGTGTTCGAGGACGCGACGATCGCGTCCGGTGGAACGTTCACCGCCGACGGCAGCGACGTCCCCCAAACGTGGGGGAACGTCGGAACGAGCCTCGGACAGAACACGACGATCTCGATCGTCGACGGCGGCGACGACGGTGCCTCGGAGAGCGTGGAGATCCACACCAGCTGCTCGGAGGTGCTCGCGATCGGAGACACGTTCGGCTCCGACGGATCCGGAGGAACGCTCTACGAACTCGTCGGCGGAACGTTCACCGACGAGAATCCGCTCTGCGACTCGGAGGACCTATAA
- a CDS encoding signal peptidase I, with protein sequence MNSPITLKRFANLLGIALLIAVVAPFVVYAVPAVVGAEYSFVVLTASMTPAIAPGDVVIVDERDPAAIGEGDVITFVRGDSEVPVTHRVIGVTESGGEVAFETKGDANEDPDSALVPGSNVLGAVAFSIPYIGYVVQFTDSATGFTLLVVLPFALLALSEVWSLYRSRTGSGEGSTAADPDAVDADANAEAMDSEAIDTEKTAATAAAATGSTETESDAADEPGFVVTNRTVEGAVGVLLAFVPYAAYTAYTLQTALTIAVAVGTGMTLLMAAVLLVTAGDGEGSSDEASRSTDGDGDDGDGDRGDDGGLDADRDAPAEGDDAGTDAGDEDLDGHEDDRVEGPSGIDDGNPMGIFERPVIASATDGGSEAVVEADETDEIVEADEIPESAKADEVGR encoded by the coding sequence ATGAACTCACCTATCACACTCAAACGATTTGCCAACCTGCTCGGGATCGCCCTGTTGATCGCGGTCGTCGCGCCCTTCGTGGTGTACGCGGTGCCGGCGGTCGTCGGGGCGGAGTACAGCTTCGTCGTCCTGACGGCGAGCATGACGCCCGCGATCGCCCCCGGCGACGTGGTGATCGTCGACGAACGCGATCCGGCGGCGATCGGCGAGGGCGACGTGATCACGTTCGTCCGCGGCGACAGCGAGGTGCCGGTGACCCACCGCGTGATCGGGGTGACGGAATCGGGCGGCGAGGTCGCCTTCGAGACGAAGGGCGACGCCAATGAGGACCCGGACTCCGCGCTGGTGCCCGGATCGAACGTCCTCGGCGCGGTAGCGTTCTCGATCCCGTACATCGGGTACGTGGTCCAGTTCACCGACTCCGCGACGGGCTTCACCCTGCTCGTCGTCCTGCCGTTCGCCCTGCTCGCGCTCTCGGAGGTCTGGAGCCTCTACCGCTCCCGAACCGGGAGCGGCGAGGGCTCGACGGCGGCCGACCCGGACGCGGTCGACGCCGACGCGAACGCGGAAGCGATGGACTCGGAAGCGATTGACACGGAGAAGACGGCCGCGACTGCCGCGGCCGCGACCGGATCCACCGAAACCGAGTCCGACGCGGCTGACGAGCCGGGATTCGTCGTGACGAACCGGACGGTGGAGGGAGCCGTGGGCGTCCTCCTGGCGTTCGTCCCGTACGCGGCGTACACGGCGTACACGCTCCAGACCGCCCTGACCATCGCGGTCGCGGTCGGAACCGGCATGACGCTCCTGATGGCGGCCGTCCTCCTCGTCACGGCCGGAGACGGCGAGGGATCGTCCGACGAAGCGTCCCGCTCGACGGACGGTGACGGAGACGACGGTGACGGCGACCGCGGCGACGACGGAGGTCTCGACGCCGACCGCGACGCGCCCGCCGAGGGCGACGACGCCGGAACGGACGCCGGCGACGAGGACCTCGACGGCCACGAGGACGACCGCGTCGAAGGACCGAGTGGAATCGACGACGGGAATCCCATGGGGATCTTCGAGCGGCCCGTGATCGCGTCCGCCACGGATGGCGGATCGGAGGCGGTCGTCGAGGCCGACGAGACTGACGAAATCGTCGAGGCCGACGAGATCCCCGAGTCCGCCAAGGCCGACGAGGTGGGACGATGA
- a CDS encoding 6-hydroxymethylpterin diphosphokinase MptE-like protein, which produces MNFETFEPVYEAILADFGFDRHADEEARDVAASLSTPFDLSRFDGWEGRTVAVAGGAPRLREDEEIRLAREADVVVAASTAADVLLEAGVAVDCLVTDLDKNPETAVELTARGVPVVAHAHGDNVPAVREWLPRFDADHTLTTTQAAPVGPVRNVGGFTDGDRAAFLADHAGAGRLTFPGWNFDDPDVGPMKERKLAWAARLLGWLERLRGEQFAVLDDRRDRVRRELDALLAE; this is translated from the coding sequence GTGAACTTCGAGACGTTCGAACCCGTCTACGAGGCGATCCTGGCCGACTTCGGGTTCGACCGCCACGCCGACGAGGAGGCCCGCGACGTCGCCGCGTCGCTGTCGACGCCGTTCGACCTCTCGCGGTTCGACGGCTGGGAGGGCCGGACCGTCGCCGTCGCGGGGGGCGCGCCGCGTCTCCGCGAGGACGAGGAGATCCGCCTCGCCCGCGAGGCCGACGTCGTCGTCGCCGCGTCGACGGCGGCCGACGTCCTCCTCGAGGCGGGCGTCGCCGTCGACTGCCTGGTCACCGACCTCGACAAGAACCCCGAGACCGCGGTCGAACTGACCGCGCGCGGCGTGCCGGTCGTGGCGCACGCCCACGGCGACAACGTCCCCGCGGTCCGCGAGTGGCTCCCGCGCTTCGACGCCGACCACACCCTGACGACGACGCAGGCGGCCCCCGTCGGCCCGGTCCGCAACGTCGGTGGCTTCACCGACGGCGACCGCGCCGCGTTCCTCGCGGACCACGCCGGTGCCGGACGGCTGACCTTCCCGGGCTGGAACTTCGACGACCCGGACGTGGGCCCGATGAAGGAACGGAAGCTCGCGTGGGCCGCCCGGCTGCTGGGCTGGCTGGAGCGGCTTCGAGGCGAGCAGTTCGCCGTCCTCGACGACCGGCGCGATCGGGTCCGTCGCGAACTCGACGCGCTGCTCGCGGAGTGA
- a CDS encoding dihydropteroate synthase encodes MRNVDAAGLGIGDDHPPRIMGVLNVSAESPYDPSVYDDPGEAAEYVDEELIGEGADIVDVGLESANKDLDVLSAEEELERLDVAVETLESTSGDAVWSIETRYHEVADEALSRGFDMVNDVCGFADPEMPRVCREHDAAVSKMASPPDLERPGAIEDVDDIYDALSMNGFTDKTILDPAFGGWSEAKTHADDRETFRRLREFRGYGRPLLVSINRKSFLKTIAGRTTEEALPVSLAATSMAVERGAHVIRTHDVAETRDAALIGEAFARRRPRRDGPVAVEELDVTTVREAERHLDRLGVSREVADETVVHTYELSGLSPEAVGALRAATNEGDAAFAVGRGDDGDGERGETSRGVLVGTADGLSSAVAAVHGVSEALDAALSTIGDT; translated from the coding sequence ATGCGAAACGTGGACGCCGCGGGCCTCGGGATCGGCGACGACCACCCGCCCCGGATCATGGGCGTGTTGAACGTCTCGGCGGAGTCGCCGTACGACCCGAGCGTGTACGACGACCCCGGCGAGGCCGCCGAGTACGTCGACGAGGAGCTGATCGGCGAGGGGGCCGACATCGTCGACGTGGGGCTCGAGTCCGCGAACAAGGACCTCGACGTGCTCTCCGCGGAGGAGGAGCTGGAACGGCTCGACGTCGCGGTCGAGACGCTCGAATCCACCTCGGGCGACGCGGTCTGGTCGATCGAGACGCGGTACCACGAGGTCGCCGACGAGGCGCTCTCGCGCGGGTTCGACATGGTCAACGACGTCTGCGGGTTCGCCGACCCGGAGATGCCCCGCGTCTGCCGCGAACACGACGCCGCCGTCTCGAAGATGGCCTCGCCGCCGGACCTCGAACGCCCGGGCGCAATCGAGGACGTCGACGACATCTACGACGCGCTCTCGATGAACGGCTTCACCGACAAGACGATCCTCGATCCCGCCTTCGGCGGCTGGTCGGAGGCCAAGACCCACGCCGACGACCGCGAGACGTTCCGCCGGCTCCGGGAGTTCCGCGGCTACGGCCGGCCGCTCCTCGTCTCGATCAACCGCAAGAGCTTCCTCAAGACCATCGCCGGCCGCACCACCGAGGAGGCGCTCCCCGTCTCGCTGGCGGCCACCTCGATGGCGGTCGAGCGCGGCGCGCACGTGATCCGCACCCACGACGTGGCCGAGACGCGGGACGCGGCGCTGATCGGCGAGGCGTTCGCCAGGAGACGCCCGCGCCGCGACGGCCCAGTGGCGGTCGAGGAACTGGACGTGACCACGGTCCGAGAGGCCGAGCGCCACCTCGACCGACTCGGCGTCTCCCGCGAGGTCGCCGACGAGACCGTCGTCCACACCTACGAGCTGTCGGGGCTGTCGCCGGAGGCCGTCGGCGCGCTCCGGGCGGCCACGAACGAGGGCGACGCCGCCTTCGCGGTCGGTCGGGGAGACGACGGAGACGGCGAGAGGGGAGAGACGAGCCGAGGCGTCCTCGTCGGTACGGCCGACGGTCTCTCGTCGGCCGTGGCGGCCGTTCACGGCGTTTCGGAGGCGCTCGACGCCGCTCTCTCGACGATCGGCGACACCTAG
- a CDS encoding SHOCT domain-containing protein, whose protein sequence is MTDSSPLERARENATEIASTVVTGVWLVALFLDFGWWLPLMLFGYVVVVPVVSMLFDEEEEETDDATETATETAREDTRARGIDEDGVTGGNADAIDRLRTRYAEGDLTDEQFERKLDKLLETETPEDAAEWRKREQERDRERALDRDRS, encoded by the coding sequence ATGACCGACTCGTCCCCGCTCGAGCGCGCGAGAGAGAACGCGACCGAGATCGCCTCGACCGTGGTCACGGGCGTCTGGCTGGTCGCGCTCTTCCTCGACTTCGGGTGGTGGCTCCCGCTCATGCTGTTCGGCTACGTCGTGGTCGTCCCGGTGGTCTCGATGCTCTTCGACGAGGAGGAAGAGGAAACGGACGACGCGACGGAGACCGCCACGGAAACCGCACGCGAGGACACGAGAGCCCGAGGGATCGACGAGGACGGCGTCACCGGGGGCAACGCCGACGCGATCGACCGCCTCCGAACCCGGTACGCGGAGGGCGACCTGACCGACGAGCAGTTCGAGCGCAAGCTGGACAAGCTGCTCGAGACGGAGACGCCGGAGGACGCGGCGGAGTGGCGGAAACGTGAGCAGGAACGAGACCGGGAGCGCGCGCTCGACCGGGACCGGTCCTGA
- a CDS encoding RNA methyltransferase, giving the protein MSEGDANDAKDANDAGGEGAPDESSTRRKPVVVVVEPETPGNVGTIARAMKNFGLSDLKLVDPPELDEDGEAYGFAGHAREDVLPNADEVTFEEVVENYHTVGTTAITGEDDRRHERWPFKTPEELRESLATVDAPTAIVFGREGRGLNNEELSRLDEVCSIPAADDYPVLNLGQAATVLLYELRDLTVEETQLPDTAVTRAPEEDVERLHDLFGDFLAATGQREHRREKNELLLRRLLGRAHPTEREVHSLLGTVRKATTKLEHADYLAAKHDEPAYPRE; this is encoded by the coding sequence ATGAGCGAGGGAGACGCGAACGACGCGAAAGACGCGAACGACGCGGGAGGGGAGGGAGCTCCCGACGAGAGCTCGACCCGCCGGAAGCCGGTCGTGGTCGTCGTCGAACCCGAGACGCCGGGCAACGTCGGCACCATCGCGCGGGCGATGAAGAACTTCGGGCTCTCCGACCTCAAGCTGGTCGATCCCCCCGAACTCGACGAGGACGGCGAGGCGTACGGCTTCGCCGGCCACGCCCGCGAGGACGTGCTGCCGAACGCCGACGAGGTGACCTTCGAGGAGGTCGTCGAGAACTACCACACCGTCGGCACCACCGCGATCACGGGCGAGGACGACCGACGCCACGAGCGCTGGCCGTTCAAGACGCCCGAGGAGTTGCGGGAGTCGCTCGCGACCGTCGACGCGCCGACCGCGATCGTCTTCGGCCGCGAGGGCCGCGGGCTCAACAACGAGGAGCTCTCGCGGCTCGACGAGGTGTGTTCGATCCCCGCCGCCGACGACTACCCCGTGCTCAACCTCGGGCAGGCGGCGACGGTGCTCCTCTACGAGCTCCGCGACCTCACCGTCGAGGAGACGCAGCTTCCCGACACCGCGGTCACCCGCGCGCCGGAGGAGGACGTGGAGCGGCTCCACGACCTCTTCGGCGACTTCCTCGCGGCGACGGGCCAGCGCGAGCACCGCCGTGAGAAGAACGAACTGTTGTTGCGTCGGCTGCTCGGCCGCGCGCACCCGACCGAGCGGGAGGTCCACTCGCTCCTAGGGACCGTTCGGAAGGCGACGACGAAGCTGGAACACGCCGACTACCTCGCCGCCAAACACGACGAGCCGGCCTACCCCCGCGAATGA
- a CDS encoding AzlC family ABC transporter permease produces the protein MTRTDGDVIHEDLAAGVRDVTPLMLGIVPFALVAGIAAVDAGLTLAEAVGLSVIVFAGASQLAAIDLLGSNAPLAVVIGTAVVINLRMMMYSASIAPYFADYARRTRAGLAYLLTDQAYALSIAEYERNDDRSRWRYYLGAAASLWVVWQIGTVVGVVVGAGVPDAWGLTFAVPLVFLALLVPAMKDRPTTVAGAVGGSVAVVAAGLPLNLGLLVGALFGIAAGMVTEVTAS, from the coding sequence ATGACCCGGACGGACGGGGACGTGATCCACGAGGACCTGGCCGCCGGCGTGCGCGACGTGACGCCGCTCATGCTTGGGATCGTCCCGTTCGCGCTCGTCGCCGGGATCGCCGCCGTCGACGCCGGGCTCACGCTCGCGGAGGCGGTCGGCCTCTCGGTGATCGTGTTCGCGGGCGCGTCCCAGCTCGCCGCGATCGACCTCCTCGGGTCGAACGCGCCGCTCGCGGTCGTGATCGGCACGGCGGTCGTGATCAACCTCCGGATGATGATGTACTCCGCGTCGATCGCGCCGTACTTCGCCGACTACGCCCGTCGGACGCGGGCCGGGCTCGCGTACCTGCTCACCGACCAGGCGTACGCGCTCTCGATCGCCGAGTACGAGCGGAACGACGACCGCAGCCGCTGGCGCTACTACCTCGGGGCGGCGGCGTCGCTGTGGGTCGTCTGGCAGATCGGGACGGTCGTCGGCGTCGTCGTCGGCGCGGGCGTCCCCGACGCGTGGGGGCTCACCTTCGCCGTGCCGCTCGTGTTCCTCGCGCTCCTGGTCCCCGCGATGAAGGACCGACCGACGACGGTCGCGGGGGCCGTCGGCGGCTCGGTCGCGGTCGTCGCCGCCGGGCTCCCGCTCAACCTCGGCCTGCTGGTCGGCGCCCTATTCGGGATCGCCGCCGGGATGGTGACGGAGGTGACGGCGTCGTGA
- a CDS encoding AzlD domain-containing protein, translating into MTGGLGAVVSDPRVWAAILVIGTLTYGIRLSFIHLFGRIDEVPARVRRPLRYVPPAVLAALVLPDLVTVGPSVAATLLDERLLAGVVAGAVAWRTENVFATIAAGMGALWLLRFVVLA; encoded by the coding sequence GTGACGGGCGGGCTCGGCGCGGTCGTCAGCGACCCGCGCGTCTGGGCGGCCATCCTCGTGATCGGGACGCTCACCTACGGGATCCGGCTCTCGTTTATTCACCTGTTCGGCCGGATCGACGAGGTCCCGGCGCGCGTCAGGCGACCGTTGCGGTACGTCCCGCCCGCGGTGCTGGCGGCGCTCGTCCTCCCCGATCTGGTGACGGTGGGACCCTCGGTCGCCGCGACGCTTCTCGACGAGCGCCTGCTCGCCGGGGTCGTCGCCGGCGCGGTCGCGTGGCGGACGGAGAACGTGTTCGCGACCATCGCGGCCGGCATGGGCGCGCTGTGGCTGCTCCGGTTCGTCGTCCTCGCGTGA
- a CDS encoding aldehyde ferredoxin oxidoreductase family protein, whose translation MTEMGGYRDRVAQVDLTDGAVEYRGIDDEDAEKYIGARGLGVKYVFDAGPDVDPMGPENRLAFMTGPLTGTQTVMSGRIALVTKSPLTGTVTDSHHGGWSGARLKWAGLDGILLDGASDDPVYLVVEDGDVEIRDASHVWGKGVHDTIDELGEEVEGSVGKNLSVMAIGQAGENGVRYACVMNEDDRASGRGGTGAVMGSKGVKAVVVKSGTDMPKPADPETFKEGYQQAMEVIRESDVTAPNEGGLSMYGTNVLMNATEEMDGLPTKNAKYTSTESYNGTEGIDVDAERVSGENVRENILVDEPTCHSCPVACKKEVEVQLHHKGQDMNVRTESYEYESAWALGPNSGHTDRDEIALMLERCNDVGVDTIEVGNTMAMAMEMTEEGKLDVGIDWGDSERMIDLIDEIGNRSTELGDLLAEGPDRIGERKDAHDNKLSVKGQSIAAYDPRCMKGMAIAFATSNRGACHLRGYTPAAEILGIPEKVDPYEWEGKGELTATFQDLHAISDSFDICKFNAFAEGIEEYVLQYSGMTGRDVTEDDLFEAGERIYNLERYFNNLAGFDGEDDSLPGRFVEGHPDAIPGQGASEGELAELDLMKEEYYEHRGWVDGVVPDEKLDELGIDIGPGTGVSAGDSAAPADD comes from the coding sequence ATGACCGAAATGGGCGGCTACAGAGACCGAGTTGCACAGGTCGATCTCACCGACGGAGCGGTCGAGTACCGCGGGATCGACGACGAGGACGCCGAGAAGTACATCGGCGCGCGCGGGCTGGGCGTCAAGTACGTCTTCGACGCCGGCCCCGACGTCGACCCGATGGGCCCGGAGAACCGGCTGGCGTTCATGACCGGGCCGCTGACGGGCACCCAGACCGTGATGAGCGGCCGGATCGCCTTGGTGACGAAGTCCCCGCTGACGGGGACCGTCACCGACTCGCATCACGGCGGCTGGTCGGGCGCGCGGCTCAAGTGGGCCGGGCTCGACGGCATCCTGCTCGACGGCGCGAGCGACGACCCCGTCTACCTCGTCGTCGAGGACGGCGACGTGGAGATCCGCGACGCCTCCCACGTCTGGGGGAAAGGCGTCCACGACACCATCGACGAGCTCGGCGAGGAGGTCGAGGGGTCGGTCGGCAAGAACCTCTCGGTGATGGCGATCGGGCAGGCCGGCGAGAACGGCGTCCGGTACGCCTGCGTGATGAACGAGGACGACCGCGCCTCGGGCCGCGGCGGCACCGGCGCGGTGATGGGCTCGAAGGGAGTGAAGGCGGTCGTCGTGAAGAGCGGCACGGACATGCCGAAGCCGGCCGATCCCGAGACGTTCAAGGAGGGGTACCAGCAGGCGATGGAGGTCATCCGGGAGTCGGACGTCACCGCGCCCAACGAGGGCGGGCTCTCGATGTACGGCACCAACGTCCTGATGAACGCGACCGAGGAGATGGACGGACTCCCCACCAAGAACGCGAAGTACACCTCCACGGAGTCGTACAACGGCACCGAGGGGATCGACGTCGACGCCGAGCGCGTCTCCGGCGAGAACGTCCGCGAGAACATCCTCGTCGACGAGCCGACGTGTCACTCCTGTCCCGTGGCGTGTAAGAAGGAGGTCGAGGTCCAGCTCCACCACAAGGGCCAGGACATGAACGTCCGCACGGAGTCGTACGAGTACGAGTCCGCGTGGGCGCTCGGCCCGAACTCGGGACACACCGACCGCGACGAGATCGCCCTGATGCTCGAGCGGTGTAACGACGTGGGCGTCGACACCATCGAGGTCGGCAACACGATGGCGATGGCGATGGAGATGACCGAGGAGGGCAAACTCGACGTCGGCATCGACTGGGGCGACTCCGAGCGGATGATCGACCTCATCGACGAGATCGGCAACCGCTCGACCGAACTCGGCGACCTCCTCGCGGAGGGCCCCGATCGGATCGGCGAGCGCAAGGACGCCCACGACAACAAGCTCTCGGTCAAGGGCCAGAGCATCGCGGCGTACGACCCGCGCTGTATGAAGGGGATGGCGATCGCGTTCGCCACCTCGAACCGCGGTGCGTGTCACCTCCGCGGGTACACGCCCGCGGCGGAGATCCTCGGGATCCCGGAGAAGGTCGATCCCTACGAGTGGGAGGGCAAAGGCGAGCTCACCGCCACCTTCCAGGACCTCCACGCGATCTCCGACTCCTTCGACATCTGCAAGTTCAACGCGTTCGCGGAGGGGATAGAGGAGTACGTCCTCCAGTACAGCGGCATGACCGGCCGCGACGTGACGGAGGACGACCTGTTCGAGGCGGGCGAGCGGATCTACAACCTCGAACGGTACTTCAACAACCTCGCGGGCTTCGACGGCGAGGACGACAGCCTCCCCGGCCGGTTCGTGGAGGGCCACCCCGACGCGATCCCCGGCCAGGGCGCGAGCGAGGGCGAACTCGCCGAACTGGACCTGATGAAGGAGGAGTACTACGAGCACCGCGGCTGGGTCGACGGCGTCGTCCCCGACGAGAAGCTCGACGAGCTCGGGATCGACATCGGCCCCGGAACGGGCGTCTCCGCCGGCGACTCGGCGGCACCCGCCGACGACTGA